One genomic segment of Erythrolamprus reginae isolate rEryReg1 chromosome 2, rEryReg1.hap1, whole genome shotgun sequence includes these proteins:
- the LOC139160014 gene encoding zinc finger protein 850-like encodes MIHYRMYQKMKSYVCSDRRKCFTTDRLLLMHQGTHTGEKPFECLVCGKRFSHNSSLMRHQSIHTGEKPFECPDCGKGFSQNSTLLVHQRTHTGEKPFECPDCGKSFSLHSSLVRHQRTHTGEKPFECPDCGKCFSQNSNLVVHQRTHTGEKPFECSDCGKCFSENSTLLVHQRTHTGEKPFECPDCGKSFSRNFHLVVHQRTHTGEKLFECPDCGKSFSHNATLLIHQRIHTGEKPFECPDCGKSFSRNSQLVVHQRTHTGEKPFECPDCGKSFSHNATLLIHQSIHTGEKPFECPDCGKCFSQNSNLVRHQRTHTGEKPFECPDCGKSFSKNSNLVRHQRTHTGEKPFECPDCGKSFSQNSQLVRHQRTHTGEKPFECPECGKSFSRNFHLVVNQRTHTGGKPFECPDCGKSFSHNATLLIHQSIHTGEKPFECPECGKSFSRNFHLVVHQRTHTGEKPFECPDCGKSFSHNATLLIHQRIHTGEKPFECPECGKCFSKNSNLVRHQRTHTGEKPFECPECRERFSRNSQLVVHQRTHTGEKPFECPDCGISFSHNSQLVVHQRTHTGEKCFECPECGKSFSHNSQLVVHQSTHTGEKPFECPDCGKCFSQNSQLVVHQSTHTGEKPFECPDCGKSFSLHSSLVNHQRTHTGEKPYECPDCGKCFSENSTLLVHQRTHTGEKPFECPDCGKCFSKNSHLVRHQRTHTGEKPFECPDCGKCFSQNSTLLVHQRTHTGEKPFECSDCGKCFSENSTLLVHQRTHTGEKPFECPDCGKSFSHNATLLIHQRIHTGEKPFECPDCGKSFSRNSQLVVHQRTHTGEKPFECPDCGKCFSQNSNLVRHQRTHTGEKPFECPDCGKSFSKNSNLVRHQRTHTAEKPFECPECRESFSRNSQLVVHQRTHTGEKPFECPDCGISFSHNSQLVVHQRTHTGEKPFECPECGKSFSHNSQLVVHQSTHTGEKPFECPDCGKCFSQNSQLVVHQSIHTGEKPFECPDCGKSFTHNSQLMVHQRTHTGEKPFECPD; translated from the coding sequence ATGATACACTACAGGATGTACCAAAAAATGAAATCATATGTTTGTTCTGATCGCAGGAAATGTTTCACTACAGATCGCCTGCTTTTGATGCACCAGGGAACacatacaggagaaaaaccgtttGAGTGTCTGGtttgtgggaaacgtttcagtcATAATTCTAGCTTGATGAGACACCAGagtattcacacaggagaaaaaccctttgaatgtcctgattgtgggaaaggtttcagtcagaattccactcTATTagtacatcagaggactcacacaggagagaaaccctttgaatgtcctgattgtgggaaaagtttcagtcttcATTCCAGCCTGgtaagacaccagaggactcacacaggagagaaaccctttgaatgtcctgattgtggaaaatgtttcagtcagaattccaacctagtggtacatcagaggactcacacaggagagaaaccctttgaatgttctgattgtggaaaatgtttcagtgAGAATTCCACTCTATTGGTACAtcaaaggactcacacaggagagaaaccctttgaatgtcctgattgtgggaaaagtttcagtcgcaaTTTCCACttggtggtacaccagaggactcacacaggagagaaactctttgaatgtcctgattgtgggaaaagtttcagtcataatGCCACTCTATTGatacatcagaggattcacacaggagagaaaccctttgaatgtcctgattgtgggaaaagtttcagtcgcaattcccagttggtggtacaccagaggactcacacaggagagaaaccctttgaatgtcctgattgtgggaaaagtttcagtcataatGCCACTCTGTTGATACATCAgagtattcacacaggagagaaaccctttgaatgtcctgattgtggaaaatgtttcagtcagaattccaacctggtaagacatcagaggactcacacaggagagaaaccctttgaatgtcctgattgtggaaaaagtttcagtaagaattccaacctggtaagacatcagaggactcacacaggagagaaaccctttgaatgtcctgattgtggaaaaagtttcagtcagaattcccagctggtaagacatcagaggactcacacaggagagaaaccctttgaatgtcctgagtgtgggaaaagtttcagtcgcaaTTTCCACTTGGTGGTaaaccagaggactcacacaggagggaaaccctttgaatgtcctgattgtgggaaaagtttcagtcataatGCCACTCTATTGATACATCAgagtattcacacaggagagaaaccctttgaatgtcctgagtgtgggaaaagtttcagtcgcaaTTTCCACttggtggtacaccagaggactcacacaggagagaaaccctttgaatgtcctgattgtgggaaaagtttcagtcataatGCCACTCTATTGatacatcagaggattcacacaggagagaaaccctttgaatgtcctgagtgtggaaaatgtttcagtaagaattccaacctggtaagacatcagaggactcacacaggagagaaaccctttgaatgtcctgagtgtcGGGAAAGGTTCAGTCGCAATTCCCAGttggtggtacaccagaggactcacacaggagagaaaccctttgaatgtcctgattgtgggataagtttcagtcacaattcccagttggtggtacaccagaggactcacacaggagagaaatgctttgaatgtcctgagtgtgggaaaagtttcagtcacaattcccagttggtggtacaccagagtactcacacaggagagaaaccctttgaatgtcctgattgtgggaaatgtttcagtcagaattcccagttggtggtacaccagagtactcacacaggagagaaaccctttgaatgtcctgattgtgggaaaagtttcagtcttcATTCTAGCCTGGTAaatcatcagaggactcacacaggagagaaaccctatgaatgtcctgattgtggaaaatgtttcagtgAGAATTCCACTCTATtggtacatcagaggactcacacaggagagaaaccctttgaatgtcctgattgtggaaaatgtttcagtaagaattcccacctggtaagacaccagaggactcacacaggagagaaaccctttgaatgtcctgattgtggaaaatgtttcagtcagaattccactctattggtacatcaaaggactcacacaggagagaaaccctttgaatgttctgattgtggaaaatgtttcagtgAGAATTCCACTCTATTGGTACAtcaaaggactcacacaggagagaaaccctttgaatgtcctgattgtgggaaaagtttcagtcataatGCCACTCTATTGatacatcagaggattcacacaggagagaaaccctttgaatgtcctgattgtgggaaaagtttcagtcgcaattcccagttggtggtacaccagaggactcacacaggagagaaaccctttgaatgtcctgattgtgggaaatgtttcagtcagaattccaacctggtaagacatcagaggactcacacaggagagaaaccctttgaatgtcctgattgtggaaaaagtttcagtaagaattccaacctggtaagacatcagaggactcacacagcagagaaaccctttgaatgtcctgagtgtcGGGAAAGTTTCAGTCGCAATTCCCAGttggtggtacaccagaggactcacacaggagagaaaccctttgaatgtcctgattgtgggataagtttcagtcacaattcccagttggtggtacaccagaggactcacacaggagagaaaccctttgaatgtcctgagtgtgggaaaagtttcagtcacaattcccagttggtggtacaccagagtactcacacaggagagaaaccctttgaatgtcctgattgtgggaaatgtttcagtcagaattcccagttggtggtacaccagagtattcacacaggagagaaaccctttgaatgtcctgattgtgggaaaagtttcactcACAATTCCCAGTTAatggtacaccagaggactcacacaggagagaaaccctttgaatgtcctgattga